One window of the Rhipicephalus sanguineus isolate Rsan-2018 chromosome 2, BIME_Rsan_1.4, whole genome shotgun sequence genome contains the following:
- the LOC119382020 gene encoding uncharacterized protein K02A2.6-like: MAAAGKFEPFLEDGDEDFESYIERFEHFLRATQVSDDLKVLVLVTAIGKKTYRTLKNLLAPAKPEEKEYAQLIQVFKKHYAPEPMVIAERFRFNRRIQQDTEPVAGFALELKSLAASCNFGAFLDEALRDRFVAGLKDETTQAELLKRATLTFAEACELARSIELARSETKKFQPEGQELGVHAVQRQALSSRSGQPRGDYMEPRPAKETTGWACYRCGATSHTDGRCPFRKYRCRACKRVGHLARACRSSASTAHYAEDSSGEDNILLQNVFSCNESVRNYTVNVRVGGRNVPMQIDTGASVSIVPETLYQRHWAGRPLLPCSIKLKAYGGTPLTVLGKLMMPVEHNNQTATLPLIVVRTLQKSETALLGRDWLESLKLGWLSVDGVGIDRVASLLERFSEVFEPELGQITDCQVSLLLKEGTTPVFCKPRPVPFALRDPVSQQLRAWQNAGVIVPVLKSDWATPLVVVPKGDNTVRICGDYRMTVNPCLRTDHYPLPVMEDLFVALHGCKYFTVLDLSTAYQQLQLHPESQSLLTINTHMGLFKFTRLPYGITSAPSIFQAVMDDVLGGLDKVACYLDDVLIAGESCEECWEKVESVLTRFKKRGIKLRKEKCKFFETSVAYLGHVLDANGIRPSDDKITSPLLEFSGMASQSLQWQQHGYSGGP; the protein is encoded by the coding sequence ATGGCAGCGGCTGGCAAGTTCGAACCCTTCCTCGAGGACGGAGACGAGGATTTCGAATCGTACATCGAGCGGTTCGAGCACTTCCTTCGGGCGACCCAGGTGAGCGACGACCTCAAGGTTTTGGTGTTGGTTACCGCTATTGGGAAGAAAACCTATCGCACGCTTAAAAATCTACTAGCTCCCGCGAAGCCCGAGGAGAAAGAATATGCGCAACTAATTCAAGTCTTCAAGAAGCATTATGCTCCGGAACCCATGGTCATAGCGGAACGCTTCCGATTCAACCGCCGGATTCAGCAGGACACAGAACCGGTGGCGGGCTTTGCGTTGGAATTGAAGAGTCTGGCTGCCTCCTGCAATTTCGGGGCATTTTTGGATGAAGCTTTGCGGGACCGTTTCGTTGCCGGGCTGAAAGACGAGACAACGCAAGCAGAGCTTCTGAAGAGGGCCACACTGACGTTTGCAGAGGCGTGCGAACTAGCCCGAAGTATTGAACTAGCCCGTTCCGAGACGAAGAAATTCCAGCCGGAGGGGCAAGAACTGGGTGTCCACGCCGTACAACGACAAGCTCTGAGTTCAAGGTCGGGACAGCCGCGTGGAGACTACATGGAACCCAGACCAGCGAAAGAAACAACCGGTTGGGCTTGTTACCGCTGCGGAGCCACCTCCCACACCGACGGAAGGTGCCCGTTCAGGAAATACCGCTGCCGCGCCTGCAAACGAGTGGGCCACTTGGCAAGAGCGTGCCGATCGTCCGCCAGCACAGCACACTATGCGGAGGACAGTAGTGGTGAGGACAATATTTTGCTACAGAATGTATTTTCGTGTAACGAGAGTGTCCGAAACTATACTGTAAACGTACGGGTCGGGGGTCGTAATGTGCCGATGCAGATAGATACGGGCGCGTCTGTTTCTATCGTCCCCGAGACTCTCTATCAGCGACACTGGGCCGGGCGACCGTTGTTGCCGTGTAGCATAAAGCTAAAAGCCTATGGGGGAACTCCGTTAACGGTTCTGGGCAAGCTGATGATGCCGGTAGAGCACAACAACCAGACAGCGACGCTGCCTCTGATCGTTGTCCGTACGTTGCAAAAGAGTGAGACTGCGTTGCTAGGGCGAGACTGGTTGGAATCTCTTAAATTGGGTTGGTTGAGTGTGGATGGGGTGGGGATCGATCGAGTAGCTAGCTTGCTTGAAAGGTTCTCGGAAGTGTTTGAACCAGAGCTCGGACAGATAACGGATTGTCAAGTAAGCTTGTTGCTGAAGGAGGGCACAACACCGGTCTTTTGTAAACCTCGACCGGTGCCCTTCGCACTCAGAGATCCCGTTTCCCAACAATTGAGGGCCTGGCAGAACGCAGGGGTGATTGTTCCCGTCCTAAAAAGCGACTGGGCCACGCCGCTGGTGGTGGTTCCAAAAGGAGACAACACGGTCAGGATTTGCGGCGACTACAGAATGACGGTGAATCCCTGCTTGCGCACCGATCATTATCCGCTGCCAGTCATGGAAGATTTGTTTGTAGCCTTGCATGGGTGCAAATATTTCACTGTGCTTGACCTTTCAACCGCGTATCAGCAGCTGCAGTTGCACCCTGAGTCGCAGTCGTTGCTCACGATAAATACGCACATGGGGCTGTTTAAGTTTACGCGCCTACCGTATGGGATAACCAGTGCACCCTCGATATTCCAGGCAGTCATGGACGATGTTCTAGGAGGCCTAGATAAAGTCGCCTGCTACCTGGATGATGTGTTGATTGCCGGGGAAAGTTGTGAGGAGTGTTGGGAAAAGGTGGAAAGCGTGCTGACAAGGTTCAAGAAACGAGGCATTAAATTGCGCAAAGAAAAGTGCAAGTTTTTTGAAACATCGGTGGCGTATCTGGGTCACGTGCTGGACGCAAATGGCATTCGGCCATCCGATGATAAG